From Dioscorea cayenensis subsp. rotundata cultivar TDr96_F1 chromosome 13, TDr96_F1_v2_PseudoChromosome.rev07_lg8_w22 25.fasta, whole genome shotgun sequence, the proteins below share one genomic window:
- the LOC120274666 gene encoding uncharacterized protein LOC120274666, protein MGDGWSDQRQRTLINFLVYCPNGISFIKSVDASDIVKDATNLMNLFSEIVEWVGPSNVVHFVTDNASNYVAADCLLMVKIVAPIIKLLHVVDADEKPSLGYVYEGMIRIRKGIMSIFRDKQRLHDPYIKIVNERWDKHFQCNIYAAAYFLNPTFLYDESTFVETLKVMQGLLDLLEQRSICSNSAKAMKKIKIYRDRLGSFSSESALPASKNMQPDEWWKLFGHSAPYLQKVAIRLRSQIASSSGCERNWSLFERIHTKRRNKWEHQRLNDLEYVTYNLRLRQKHQHTKRSYDPVGYDCTDNTDFWAAENECPPELDYEKIMDDNVYGDDAIPIFDDHHGQDDVDIQEEVNLQDFGDVGGDVVGHASFDQRFDGNDDINLSFNPSSWT, encoded by the exons ATGGGTGATGGTTGGAGTGATCAAAGACAAAgaactttgatcaattttttggtGTATTGTCCTAATGGCATATCCTTCATAAAATCTGTTGATGCATCGGATATCGTTAAGGATGCCacaaatttgatgaatttgttttcaGAGATTGTGGAATGGGTTGGGCCTTCAAATGTTGTACATTTTGTGACAGATAATGCTAGTAATTATGTTGCCGCAG ATTGCTTGTTGATGGTGAAAATAGTGGCTCCAATAATTAAGCTACTTCATGTTGTGGATGCCGATGAGAAGCCTTCTCTTGGTTATGTTTATGAGGGGATGATTAGAATTCGTAAAGGAATCATGTCTATCTTTAGAGACAAGCAAAGGTTGCATGATCCTTACATCAAAATTGTTAATGAAAGATGGGATAAGCATTTTCAGTGCAACATTTATGCGGCCGCCTATTTTCTTAACCCCACTTTTTTATATGATGAAAGCACATTTGTAGAAACTCTAAAAGTAATGCAAGGCCTACTTGATTTGTTAGAGCAAAGAAGCATATGTAGCAATAGTGCGAAGGCGATGAAGAAGATCAAAATATATCGAGATCGATTAGGGAGTTTTAGTAGTGAATCTGCTTTACCAGCATCTAAAAATATGCAACCAG ATGAATGGTGGAAATTATTTGGACATAGTGCTCCTTACTTGCAAAAAGTGGCTATTCGACTCCGTAGTCAAATTGCTTCTTCATCAGGATGTGAAcgtaattggagtctctttgAGCGCATTCACACTAAACGAAGGAACAAATGGGAGCATCAAAGGTTAAATGATCTTGAGTATGTGACTTATAACTTACGTTTACGACAAAA aCATCAACACACGAAAAGGAGCTATGATCCGGTTGGTTATGATTGTACCGATAATACTGATTTTTGGGCGGCGGAAAATGAATGTCCTCCCGAACTTGATTATGAAAAAATCATGGATGATAATGTTTATGGAGATGATGCTATTCCTATATTTGATGATCATCATGGTCAAG atgACGTGGATATCCAGGAAGAAGTAAATTTGCAAGATTttggtgatgttggtggtgaTGTTGTTGGCCATGCAAGCTTTGATCAAAGatttgatggaaatgatgatattaatttgagttttaatccaAGTTCATGGACTTAA